Genomic segment of uncultured Tolumonas sp.:
ATCGGAAAGATCCAATGCATCGACTTCTGCCGCAGGGAATTCGTGTGCCATGGCAATCGCGATACAGCCAGAGCCGGTACACAGATCCATGATCCGGGTTGGTTCATGCTGTAACCAAGGCGCAAAACGCTTATGGATCAATTCCGCAATCGGTGAACGCGGGATCAACACGCGCTCATCCACGTAAAATTCCATACCCGCAAACCAGGATTTATTGGTCAGATATGGCGCTGGCACGCGCTGTTCAATCCGTTGCTGGATCAAGCCGGCCAGATGCGAGCGTTCAGTGCGTGTTAAACGGGACTGACGCAGATCGCTATCAATGACTGGCGGTAAATCTAACGCGGGCAATAACAATTGAATTGCTTCATCCCAGCTATTATCAGTACCATGTCCGTAAAATAAGCCCGCAGCATTAAACTGGCTGACGGCCCAACGCAGCATGTCATTGAGGGTTCTGAATTCGTCGATGACCTCATCAACATTGATATTATCCAAATGCGCCTCCGGTTAATCCGGTTGTCACGTTCGCTGCACACTGTTGTTTAGTATATCAGGCATGACTGACCGAATTATGAGCAAAAAAATAGTACTGGAAGACCAGGATGTCAGCCTCTTTCGGGAGGCAATAACAGGTGCCCGGCAAATAAAGCAGGATACCATACGTTTGCAGTCTCCGGCGATCAAGCAGAAAGCACAAATCCGGGAAATTCGCGAAGCGCAGCAGGCACAACACTATTTTTCGGATGAGTATGAACCGCTATTGAGTCAGGAAGGCCCTGTTCGGTACGTGCGTTCTGATGTTTCCGCGTATGAAGCGAAAAAACTTCGTCGTGGCGATTACATTCCAGACATGATGCTTGATTTACACGGTCTGACGCAGCAACAAGCCAAATTAGAACTCGGTGCACTGATCGAAGCCTGTCGGCGTCAGCACATCCGTTGTGCTTGCGTGATGCACGGTCATGGGAAAAATATTTTGAAGCAGAAAATACCGTTATGGCTGGCCCAGCATCCCGATATTATGGCTTTTCATCAGGCGCCAAAACTCTGGGGTGGTGACGCGGCGATCTTGGTGCTGATTGAGCAAAATATATAAGCAAAACATTCCGACAGAAGATCAGGCTGCCTTTTTCGTGATCTCGGCAATTTTAGTGTTCAGCTCCTGTACGGTTGCCCGGTGTACTGGATCAGCTTCAACTGGCATGACGACTTTACCATTTTCAAATTCATAGCCACCACGCCCATGAATGTATAAGCGACCGCGGAAAAAAGTTCTTATATGTTTGGCGATTAATGCCGGAAAATACTTTTTGAAAATGCGCACAGTCCACCTCCGAATTGCAATTCACCCTCTTATATTGAGTATAGTCGGGGCAGCAATACCGCATTTCAATGAAGCGGTCGAACGGAAAGACTAAAGTTAGAGACTGTGCACAAATTAGAAATTATCAGCGAATGGTGTGTGGCCCCTCGAGCCAATCGAGCCGCCCTTTGCCATCCACCAGCGTTACACCAGCCATTCCAGACGTCACAAACATCGGTGGTACGGCATTGGCACACAAATCGTTCACTATATAACCAACCAAAGGTAAGTGACTGATTATTAATACATATTCATCATCCAGTGCACGCAAGTAGTCAGTCACAACTTCGGAGCGACCATAAGGGACGAGATCATGAACATCTTCAATTTGTGCCGGAACAGGTAAACAAGCTTGAATGGCTTCCCATGTCTGCTGGGCACGCAAAAACGGGCTCACCAACACACGGTCAATTCGCGGCAACTGCTCTGCCACCCATTCTGCCATTCTGATCGACTGTTTACGGCCTTTATCAGTTAACGGACGCAGATCATCACGCCCAGCCTCGTGAGCAGCTTCACCGTGGCGCATTACAATAATCTTCATTCAATTAGCCTTTAATGTCCCTATTAATACAAATACTACTGCCTTCGAATCATGGAAACAATCAACATGTTATGGAAACGGTTTGCACGTTCTTAAAATAAGGGCCGATAATATAAAGATATCTTCTCCATGGCAGATCTTATGCAAATATACCGTGCACCTAATGACAGATGTGATTACCGCTATCTTGAGCTGTCTAATGGGTTGCGAGTGTTATTGATCCATGACCCGACAGCAGAACGCTCTGCCGCTTCGTTGGCCGTCAATTGTGGGCATTTCGCCGATCCGCCTGAACGTCAGGGCATGGCGCATTTTCTCGAACATATGCTGTTCTTGGGCACCGAAGCTTTCCCGCATGCTGGCGAATATCAAGCCTTCATTTCACAGCACGGCGGCAACCACAATGCCTGGACAGGTACCGAACACTCCAATTATTTCTTCGATATAGCGACTGAGTTTTTCGAGGAATCACTGCATCGTTTTTCACAGTTTTTTATCTGCCCCACATTCAACGCTTCGCTGGTCGATCGTGAACGACATGCTATTGAGTCAGAATATCGCATGAAAATCAGCGATGATGTTCGTCGCTGTTATCAGGTGCATAAAGAGACGGTTAACCCTGAACATCCGTTTAGTAAATTTTCCGTCGGCAACCTGCTCACGTTGCACGACAGTACGGAAGGTTCGCTGCGAGAAGAGGTCAAAGTCTTTTTTGCACAGCATTACAGCGCTGACAAAATGGCACTGGTCGTACAATCCGATTGGTCTCTCGATCAGCAAGAGCAAACCATACGCCAATTTTTCCCCGCCATTGTGCAAAGCCAAGTCATAACCCAGCCAATAGCCGTACCACTTTATCGGGAACAAGATCTACGCCTTAGAGTTCAAATCAAACCGATGAAAGAGCTGCGTCGTTTGTCGGTGAGTTTTGCATTGCCTAACGTCGATGCTCATTACCCAACCAAACCACTAACTTATATCAGTCATTTACTAGGCTACGAAGGCAAAGGCAGCCTGTTCGGTTATATGAAACGACAAGGCTGGATTACCGCACTTTCTGCCGGTGGCGGGAACAGTGGCTCCAATTTCCGCGATTTTCAGGTGAATTTCTCACTGACCCCGAAAGGGCTGGAACATGAAACTTCGATCATCGAGCATCTGTTTAGTTTTCTGCGCTTAATTGCCGAACAGGGCATTGAAAGCTGGCGTTATGAAGAAAAAGCATCGCTGCTAAAAATTATGTATGAGATACAGGAGCATCCACGCCCGCTCGACAATGTCTCGCACCTGTCGATGAACTTATTTCATTATCCTCCCGCAGAAGTCGTACGCGGCGATTATTTGATGACCGCGCTCGATGCTAATGAAATCAAGCGTATGTTGGCGTTTATGACGCCGGATAATATGCGGATCACGTTGGTTGCGCCGGAAGTCGACACCAATCAGACGGCAAAATGGTATGACACCCCCTATCAGGTTGAGCCGATAGAAAATGCTTGGTTAAGCGTCTGGCGTAATGTGGGGTTACCGGATGCCAAACGCTATCAGTTGCCAGAGCCCAACCTCTTTTTACCCGATCGATTAATAGCACGCAGTAATCCTGCACCTAAAGCGACTCCCAACCGCTTGATCCATCGAGCCGGGTTACGGGTATGGCACCTGCATGACGATTCATTTGCCAGCCCGAAAGCCAGCCTGTTTATTGCCGTCGACAGTGAACATGCGGTGGTGTCGCCCTATCACATAACCATGACCCGATTGATGGTGGAATTGTTGCTCGACCATCTGAACGAATTTACTTATCCGGCAGAAATCGCTGGCCTGAATTACAACATCTATGCCCATCAGGGTGGTTTCACCATCCAACTGAGTGGCTTTAGCTGTCGTCTTTATCATTTGCTGGAATTGCTCCTGAAAAATCGCACCGCCGGCCACTACAAACCGGAACGTTTCTACGCTATTCGCGAACAATTATTACGTAATTGGCGCAATCAGAATAAGGGCCGCCCGATTGCACAGCTATTCAGTCAGCTGACCAGCTTATTACAACCAAATAATCCGCCAGTGGAAGCTCTGATCCCCTATTTAGAAGTCGTCGAACCTGCTGAGTTACCTCAGTTTATGCGTCGGTTATTTCAGGCGGTACATCTGGAAGTATTGGCGCACGGTGACTGGCTGGAAGATGAAGTGCGGCAAGTTGCCGGTTTATTAGAGCGGCAAATTACACCGAATAGCTTG
This window contains:
- the smrB gene encoding endonuclease SmrB, whose product is MSKKIVLEDQDVSLFREAITGARQIKQDTIRLQSPAIKQKAQIREIREAQQAQHYFSDEYEPLLSQEGPVRYVRSDVSAYEAKKLRRGDYIPDMMLDLHGLTQQQAKLELGALIEACRRQHIRCACVMHGHGKNILKQKIPLWLAQHPDIMAFHQAPKLWGGDAAILVLIEQNI
- a CDS encoding insulinase family protein — translated: MQIYRAPNDRCDYRYLELSNGLRVLLIHDPTAERSAASLAVNCGHFADPPERQGMAHFLEHMLFLGTEAFPHAGEYQAFISQHGGNHNAWTGTEHSNYFFDIATEFFEESLHRFSQFFICPTFNASLVDRERHAIESEYRMKISDDVRRCYQVHKETVNPEHPFSKFSVGNLLTLHDSTEGSLREEVKVFFAQHYSADKMALVVQSDWSLDQQEQTIRQFFPAIVQSQVITQPIAVPLYREQDLRLRVQIKPMKELRRLSVSFALPNVDAHYPTKPLTYISHLLGYEGKGSLFGYMKRQGWITALSAGGGNSGSNFRDFQVNFSLTPKGLEHETSIIEHLFSFLRLIAEQGIESWRYEEKASLLKIMYEIQEHPRPLDNVSHLSMNLFHYPPAEVVRGDYLMTALDANEIKRMLAFMTPDNMRITLVAPEVDTNQTAKWYDTPYQVEPIENAWLSVWRNVGLPDAKRYQLPEPNLFLPDRLIARSNPAPKATPNRLIHRAGLRVWHLHDDSFASPKASLFIAVDSEHAVVSPYHITMTRLMVELLLDHLNEFTYPAEIAGLNYNIYAHQGGFTIQLSGFSCRLYHLLELLLKNRTAGHYKPERFYAIREQLLRNWRNQNKGRPIAQLFSQLTSLLQPNNPPVEALIPYLEVVEPAELPQFMRRLFQAVHLEVLAHGDWLEDEVRQVAGLLERQITPNSLPSRETRRRLVDIRKAGTLLYECNCHHHDSALLLYYQSPEKDANSIACYTLANHIMSSPFFHDLRTQQQLGYVVGTGNLPLNRHPGLVFYIQSPVMAPDGLLAAIELFIDAFHMQLLEMTEQTWQSNKQGLLSQLTETDANLRARSQRLWGSIGSRDFSFRQREKAAAALMAITRADFIRFIRSLRSSLADRVVMYSQGEAHQSDENVMEGVHIDYLAEFQQTSAQFQSI
- a CDS encoding DUF1107 domain-containing protein, with amino-acid sequence MRIFKKYFPALIAKHIRTFFRGRLYIHGRGGYEFENGKVVMPVEADPVHRATVQELNTKIAEITKKAA
- the sixA gene encoding phosphohistidine phosphatase SixA, with the translated sequence MKIIVMRHGEAAHEAGRDDLRPLTDKGRKQSIRMAEWVAEQLPRIDRVLVSPFLRAQQTWEAIQACLPVPAQIEDVHDLVPYGRSEVVTDYLRALDDEYVLIISHLPLVGYIVNDLCANAVPPMFVTSGMAGVTLVDGKGRLDWLEGPHTIR
- the prmB gene encoding 50S ribosomal protein L3 N(5)-glutamine methyltransferase, with the translated sequence MDNINVDEVIDEFRTLNDMLRWAVSQFNAAGLFYGHGTDNSWDEAIQLLLPALDLPPVIDSDLRQSRLTRTERSHLAGLIQQRIEQRVPAPYLTNKSWFAGMEFYVDERVLIPRSPIAELIHKRFAPWLQHEPTRIMDLCTGSGCIAIAMAHEFPAAEVDALDLSDDALAVCEMNIEMHGMLGQVIPICSDLFDALPDGDKYDLIVSNPPYVDVEDMSDLPDEFQHEPEMALAAGEDGLDLVRRILAEAGALLKDNGVLVVEVGNSMVHLAALFPEVEFEWIKFEQGGDGVFVLTKAQLDQYQPLFTQALS